A part of Pseudomonas sp. HR96 genomic DNA contains:
- a CDS encoding SDR family NAD(P)-dependent oxidoreductase, whose amino-acid sequence MNGRLNNRVAVIIGAAKGIGAAIARRFAEQGALLVLSDVDGESGARLVTELGAERAVFLQSDVAVEADMQALAALAKSRFGRIDVLVQNAGIYPSYLLEDMTLAQWQHVLAVNLTGTFLAARACLPAMREQGGGRMVFTSSITGPRVANPGVAAYASSKAGINGLIRSAALEFARFGITVNGIEPGNILTEGLSAGRSPAFIDNMEKSIPLGRLGLPEDVANAALFLACDEASYITGTTLVVDGGQILPESKDFADPAAWQ is encoded by the coding sequence ATGAACGGGCGTCTGAACAATCGAGTGGCGGTCATCATCGGCGCGGCCAAGGGCATTGGCGCAGCCATTGCCCGACGCTTCGCCGAGCAGGGGGCACTGCTGGTGCTCAGCGACGTGGACGGCGAGAGTGGCGCGAGGCTGGTGACGGAGCTGGGCGCCGAGCGCGCCGTGTTCCTGCAATCGGACGTGGCTGTGGAGGCCGACATGCAGGCGCTGGCGGCCCTGGCCAAAAGCCGTTTCGGGCGTATCGACGTGCTGGTGCAGAACGCCGGGATCTACCCCTCGTACCTGCTCGAGGACATGACCCTGGCGCAGTGGCAGCACGTGCTGGCGGTCAATCTGACCGGCACCTTCCTGGCGGCCCGTGCGTGCCTGCCGGCCATGCGCGAGCAGGGCGGTGGGCGCATGGTCTTCACGTCGTCGATCACCGGGCCCCGGGTGGCCAACCCGGGCGTGGCGGCCTATGCCTCGAGCAAGGCCGGGATCAACGGCCTGATTCGCTCGGCGGCACTGGAATTCGCCCGCTTCGGCATCACCGTCAACGGCATCGAACCGGGCAACATCCTCACCGAAGGCCTGAGCGCCGGGCGCAGTCCGGCTTTCATCGACAACATGGAAAAGTCCATCCCGCTGGGGCGCCTCGGCCTGCCCGAAGACGTGGCCAACGCTGCACTGTTTCTCGCCTGCGACGAAGCGTCCTATATTACCGGCACCACCCTCGTCGTCGATGGTGGGCAGATCCTGCCGGAGAGCAAGGATTTTGCCGACCCTGCCGCCTGGCAGTAA
- a CDS encoding amidohydrolase family protein, which produces MPSFALVDAHVHYYDPAQLDYPWLDNVPAIKGTYTPADFVTASRGVAVDKQVFVEVDVAPGQELAEARFVEGLARLEPRIQGIVASAAIERGDAVNAELDRLQDIGLLRGVRRLIQYHPAADYCLQPAFVEGVQQLGRRGLSFDICIRHGQLASATELVRRCPDVQFVLDHIAKPAIAAGLREPWWQQMHDIAALPNVVCKVTGVVTEADPQRWTLEQIRPYIEHSIECFGFDRVLFASDWPVLNLASAYPAWVAIMDELLGGCSASERQRFYRDNAIATYRL; this is translated from the coding sequence ATGCCGTCGTTTGCCCTGGTCGATGCACACGTCCACTACTACGATCCAGCGCAGCTGGACTATCCCTGGCTGGACAATGTCCCTGCCATCAAGGGTACCTATACGCCGGCGGACTTCGTGACGGCCAGCCGCGGCGTCGCCGTCGACAAGCAGGTGTTCGTCGAGGTGGATGTAGCGCCCGGCCAGGAGCTGGCCGAGGCGCGCTTTGTCGAAGGCCTGGCCAGGCTCGAGCCGCGCATCCAGGGTATCGTCGCTTCAGCGGCGATCGAGCGCGGCGACGCGGTCAATGCCGAGCTCGATCGACTGCAGGACATAGGCCTGCTGCGTGGCGTGCGGCGGCTGATCCAGTATCATCCGGCGGCCGACTACTGCCTGCAGCCGGCCTTCGTCGAGGGCGTGCAGCAGCTGGGTCGACGCGGCCTGAGTTTCGATATCTGCATCCGCCACGGGCAGCTGGCCAGCGCCACTGAGCTGGTGCGCCGCTGTCCGGATGTGCAGTTCGTGCTTGACCACATCGCCAAGCCGGCTATCGCCGCCGGCCTGCGCGAGCCCTGGTGGCAGCAGATGCACGACATTGCCGCGCTGCCCAATGTGGTGTGCAAAGTCACCGGGGTGGTCACCGAGGCCGACCCGCAGCGCTGGACCCTGGAGCAGATCCGGCCGTACATCGAGCACAGCATCGAGTGCTTCGGCTTCGACCGGGTACTGTTCGCCAGCGATTGGCCGGTGCTGAACCTGGCCAGCGCCTATCCGGCCTGGGTGGCAATCATGGATGAGCTGCTGGGAGGCTGCTCGGCCAGCGAACGTCAGCGTTTCTACCGCGACAACGCAATCGCCACCTATCGGCTCTGA
- a CDS encoding FadR/GntR family transcriptional regulator has translation MPDTSRSPLRKRAPGLANDLVAELTRRILAGSILPGEKMPSESMIVREHGVSRTVVREAISKLQAAGLVETRHGIGTFVLEQHQREGFRLKSDTALSIRGVLELRMGLETQAAALAARRRSEAQLAAMRQALDDYQRAQGQPEATVAADIRFHRLIAEATGNACFTEVIYHLGSSMIPRTRIHPDEQGTTDLTRLAQAAIAEHEAIYAALRRQDADAARAAMLLHLCNSLERFAGETQT, from the coding sequence ATGCCCGACACCTCCCGCTCGCCGTTGCGCAAACGCGCCCCAGGCCTGGCCAACGACCTGGTGGCCGAGCTGACCCGGCGGATCCTCGCCGGCAGCATTTTGCCCGGCGAGAAAATGCCCTCCGAATCCATGATCGTGCGCGAGCATGGGGTCAGTCGTACGGTGGTCCGCGAGGCGATCTCCAAGCTGCAGGCGGCTGGCCTGGTGGAGACGCGCCATGGCATCGGTACCTTCGTCCTGGAGCAGCACCAGCGCGAAGGGTTTCGGCTCAAGAGCGATACGGCCCTGAGCATTCGCGGCGTGCTGGAGCTGCGCATGGGCCTGGAGACCCAGGCGGCGGCGCTGGCCGCGCGGCGGCGCAGTGAGGCGCAGTTGGCCGCCATGCGCCAGGCGCTGGATGATTACCAACGCGCCCAGGGCCAGCCGGAGGCGACGGTGGCTGCCGACATTCGCTTTCATCGGCTGATCGCCGAGGCCACCGGCAACGCCTGCTTCACCGAAGTGATCTACCACTTGGGCAGCTCGATGATCCCGCGCACCCGCATCCATCCGGACGAGCAGGGCACCACTGACCTGACCCGGCTGGCCCAGGCGGCGATTGCCGAACATGAGGCGATCTACGCGGCCCTGCGGCGCCAGGATGCCGATGCCGCCCGAGCCGCCATGCTGCTGCACCTGTGCAACAGCCTGGAGCGTTTCGCCGGCGAAACTCAGACCTGA
- a CDS encoding 2-hydroxyacid dehydrogenase translates to MSDSRVDVLVWGPMHASLTQNLARDFNVHNLWELDALDSWLDEHGAKVRGVVTSGVYGTRIDVLERLPNLQVVSSFGVGYDALDIDYLAERKIPVSNTPDVLNNAVAETALALMLSVSRKIPQADRFVRDGAWLKGKFPLGNDLAGKTCGIVGLGKIGKTIATRAAAFDMKIAYYRRGEAYADVAYRHYGDLRALARDADHLVIIVPGGADTEHLIDRDVLKALGPKGLLINVARGSVVDEQALIAALQAGEIAGAGLDVFEDEPRVPAELIAMDNVVLTPHLGSGTYETRQAMADLVFANLAGFFKDGTLVTQV, encoded by the coding sequence ATGTCCGACAGCCGCGTAGACGTATTGGTATGGGGGCCCATGCACGCCTCGCTGACGCAGAATCTGGCCCGCGACTTCAACGTGCACAACCTCTGGGAGCTCGACGCGCTGGACAGCTGGCTGGACGAACATGGCGCCAAGGTCCGCGGCGTCGTCACCAGCGGTGTGTACGGTACGCGCATCGATGTGCTCGAGCGCCTGCCCAACCTGCAAGTGGTCAGCAGCTTTGGGGTCGGCTACGACGCCCTCGACATCGACTACCTGGCCGAGCGCAAGATCCCGGTCAGCAACACCCCGGACGTGCTCAACAACGCCGTGGCGGAAACTGCGTTGGCGCTGATGCTCAGCGTTTCGCGCAAGATCCCCCAGGCTGACCGTTTCGTGCGCGACGGCGCCTGGCTCAAGGGCAAGTTCCCCTTGGGCAACGACCTGGCCGGCAAGACCTGCGGCATCGTCGGTCTGGGCAAGATCGGCAAGACCATCGCCACTCGCGCCGCCGCCTTCGACATGAAAATCGCCTACTACCGCCGCGGCGAAGCCTACGCCGATGTCGCCTACCGCCATTACGGCGACCTGCGGGCGCTGGCCCGCGACGCCGATCACCTGGTGATCATCGTACCCGGCGGCGCCGACACCGAGCACCTGATCGACCGCGACGTACTCAAGGCGCTCGGGCCCAAGGGCCTCTTGATCAACGTGGCGCGGGGCTCGGTGGTCGACGAGCAAGCGTTGATCGCCGCGCTGCAGGCCGGCGAGATCGCTGGCGCCGGGCTCGACGTGTTCGAAGACGAACCCCGGGTTCCAGCCGAACTGATCGCCATGGACAACGTGGTGCTGACTCCGCACCTGGGCAGCGGCACCTACGAGACGCGCCAGGCCATGGCCGACCTGGTGTTCGCCAACCTGGCCGGATTCTTCAAGGACGGCACGCTGGTCACTCAGGTCTGA
- a CDS encoding ABC transporter substrate-binding protein produces the protein MKLAVTLATVLSVTVALQARAEDPVTVAFLPGQVGIPFYSSMQCGAQAAAREFNVTLGWNGPPDWDIALQQPFIDAALQLHPQGIVLAPTDGGALISQVKDLESKGTHVITVDAPLNEPAETQSVQSDHLLGGIAAAKAMVEVAGDSGTFLAVGMRPGLPDIDARVKGFVDTFKKDHPNARLLPVAYPETSSTKAAQQVAAAIQANPDLKGVYVTHSAAATGASAAIMEAGLRGKVKLVSFDADPQQIRDLKDGIYDALIIQQPYNMGYEAVKLSAQLIRHQVDKASVKHDNFLPFVVATRANMKDQAISQYFYKTSCK, from the coding sequence ATGAAGTTAGCTGTCACGCTGGCAACTGTCCTCTCGGTTACCGTCGCCTTGCAGGCACGCGCCGAAGACCCGGTCACCGTGGCGTTCCTGCCGGGGCAGGTGGGCATCCCGTTCTATTCCTCGATGCAGTGCGGCGCGCAGGCGGCGGCCCGCGAGTTCAACGTGACCCTTGGCTGGAACGGCCCGCCCGATTGGGACATCGCCTTGCAGCAACCCTTCATCGATGCCGCGTTGCAGCTGCATCCGCAAGGCATCGTGCTGGCGCCCACCGATGGCGGCGCGCTCATCTCCCAGGTCAAGGACCTGGAAAGCAAAGGCACCCACGTGATCACCGTGGATGCGCCGCTCAACGAGCCGGCGGAAACCCAGAGCGTGCAGTCCGACCACCTGCTCGGCGGCATCGCGGCCGCCAAGGCCATGGTCGAGGTGGCGGGCGACAGCGGCACCTTTCTCGCCGTGGGCATGCGCCCGGGCTTGCCGGACATCGATGCGCGGGTCAAGGGCTTCGTCGACACCTTCAAGAAGGACCATCCCAACGCCCGGCTGCTGCCGGTGGCCTATCCGGAAACCAGTTCGACCAAGGCGGCCCAGCAGGTGGCGGCGGCGATCCAGGCCAACCCTGATCTCAAGGGTGTCTATGTGACGCACTCGGCAGCGGCCACCGGCGCCTCCGCGGCAATCATGGAGGCCGGCCTGCGCGGCAAGGTCAAACTGGTCTCGTTCGACGCCGATCCCCAGCAGATCCGCGACCTGAAGGACGGCATCTACGACGCGCTGATCATCCAGCAGCCGTACAACATGGGCTATGAGGCGGTGAAGCTCAGCGCCCAGTTGATCCGCCACCAGGTGGACAAGGCCAGCGTCAAGCATGACAACTTCCTGCCGTTCGTGGTGGCCACCCGAGCGAACATGAAAGATCAGGCCATCAGCCAGTATTTCTACAAGACCAGCTGCAAATAA
- a CDS encoding ABC transporter permease, giving the protein MNTLAYDDGSTWFSRLRETTAFWMLLILLGLVTLFSLISPNHAFLSLNNFFNIALNASQLVLLAVGMTFLLGAKEFDLSVGSNVVLASVLAARTITALAGTADEVAMGEYPHLGLAVTAGVLVALVCGTLFGLINGLLVTRLRLSSFLVTLATTAIGLGLALVLTHGANVPDIPRNLQTDFATYRLFDLVPLPVVLSLALVMLLWFMLAKTRFGIHTLALGSSADAARRAGIDNNLHLLKLFGLMGLLCGVAAFLDISRFATTNIGGHQTDNLQAVAAAVIGGTSLFGGTASVQGTLVGTLIPVVLGTGLVIMGLDSFYQLILVGLIVIAAVYIDQRNRQAGF; this is encoded by the coding sequence GTGAACACACTGGCTTATGACGACGGTTCCACCTGGTTTTCGCGGCTGCGCGAGACCACCGCTTTCTGGATGCTGCTGATACTGCTTGGCCTGGTCACCCTGTTTTCGCTGATCTCGCCCAACCATGCCTTCCTCAGCCTGAACAACTTCTTCAACATCGCGCTCAATGCCTCGCAACTGGTGCTGCTGGCGGTGGGCATGACCTTTCTGCTGGGCGCCAAGGAGTTCGACCTGTCGGTAGGTTCCAACGTGGTGCTGGCCTCGGTCCTGGCGGCGCGCACCATCACGGCACTGGCCGGTACCGCAGACGAGGTGGCGATGGGCGAGTACCCGCATCTCGGGCTGGCCGTGACGGCCGGGGTTCTCGTGGCGCTGGTCTGCGGCACGCTGTTTGGCCTGATCAATGGCCTGCTGGTGACCCGGCTGCGCCTGAGCTCGTTTCTGGTGACCCTGGCGACCACCGCCATCGGCCTGGGCCTGGCGCTGGTGCTGACCCATGGCGCCAACGTGCCGGACATCCCGCGCAACCTGCAGACCGACTTTGCCACCTACCGTTTGTTCGACCTGGTGCCACTGCCGGTGGTGCTGTCGCTGGCACTGGTGATGCTGCTGTGGTTCATGCTCGCCAAGACCCGCTTCGGCATTCACACCCTGGCGCTGGGGTCTTCGGCCGATGCGGCGCGCCGTGCCGGTATCGACAACAACCTGCACCTGCTCAAGCTGTTCGGGCTCATGGGATTGCTCTGCGGGGTGGCGGCGTTCCTCGACATCTCGCGCTTTGCCACCACCAACATCGGCGGCCACCAGACCGACAACCTGCAGGCCGTGGCGGCGGCGGTGATCGGCGGCACCAGCCTGTTCGGCGGCACGGCCTCGGTGCAGGGCACCCTGGTCGGCACCCTGATTCCGGTGGTGCTCGGCACCGGCCTGGTGATCATGGGCCTGGACTCCTTCTACCAACTGATCCTGGTCGGGCTGATCGTGATCGCTGCGGTATACATCGACCAGCGCAATCGCCAGGCCGGTTTCTGA
- a CDS encoding RidA family protein: MNALERLAALGLSLPDVPAPVANYLVGKRVGDLLYLSGQGPRNDSGGYHQGKVGSEVAIGDAYQHARLAGLSLLAAAQSLGGDLDRLEAVKILGMVNAAAEFGQHPQVINGCSDLFVEVLGERGRHARSAVGMGSLPGNMTVEIEAIFRILD, translated from the coding sequence TTGAACGCACTCGAACGTCTGGCCGCACTAGGCCTGAGCTTGCCCGATGTCCCCGCTCCTGTGGCCAACTACCTGGTCGGCAAGCGCGTCGGCGACCTGCTGTATCTCTCCGGGCAGGGCCCGCGCAACGACAGTGGTGGTTACCATCAGGGCAAGGTTGGCAGCGAGGTCGCCATTGGCGACGCCTACCAGCACGCGCGCCTGGCCGGCTTGTCGCTGCTGGCAGCGGCGCAGTCGCTGGGCGGCGACCTCGACCGCCTGGAAGCGGTGAAGATCCTCGGCATGGTCAACGCCGCCGCCGAGTTCGGCCAGCACCCGCAGGTCATCAATGGCTGTTCCGACCTGTTCGTCGAGGTGCTCGGCGAGCGCGGCCGTCACGCGCGCTCGGCGGTGGGCATGGGATCGCTGCCAGGCAACATGACCGTGGAAATCGAAGCGATCTTTCGCATTCTCGACTGA
- a CDS encoding AEC family transporter, whose protein sequence is MHTVLAVVLPIFALILVGYLCRKTHRLGEKAASEINRMVVWLCLPALLFKVTATATWGQIWQPGFVLAFGAGCLLVFFATLAWRLMQRQTLVEASLDGLSAAYANTGYIGIPLCLLVFGQAGLEPALISSLIVVCVLFAVAVVCIEIGLQVEKDPLRAVLTVLRALAKNPLVVSPILGALWAMTGLGLATPVLHFLDMLAAATTPCALISLGLFLAQEQQGRKTGAWPLVVIKLVGQPLLTGWLAFKVLHLPTLWAQAALLLSALPTGTGPFMLAEYYQREAGVVSRSILLSTLCSLVTLGVCLYWLGV, encoded by the coding sequence ATGCATACCGTGCTGGCAGTGGTCCTGCCCATTTTTGCCCTGATTCTGGTGGGCTATCTCTGCCGCAAGACCCACCGACTGGGCGAAAAGGCCGCCTCGGAAATCAACCGCATGGTGGTCTGGCTGTGCCTGCCGGCCTTGCTGTTCAAGGTCACCGCCACGGCCACCTGGGGGCAGATCTGGCAGCCGGGCTTCGTGCTGGCCTTCGGCGCCGGTTGCCTGCTGGTGTTCTTCGCCACCCTGGCCTGGCGCCTGATGCAGCGCCAGACCCTGGTCGAGGCCAGCCTCGACGGCCTCAGCGCTGCCTACGCCAACACCGGCTACATCGGCATTCCGCTGTGCCTGCTGGTGTTCGGCCAGGCCGGGCTGGAGCCGGCGCTGATCTCGTCGTTGATCGTGGTCTGCGTGCTGTTCGCGGTGGCGGTGGTGTGCATCGAGATCGGCCTGCAAGTGGAGAAGGATCCGCTGCGTGCGGTGCTGACCGTGCTGCGCGCGTTGGCGAAGAATCCGTTGGTGGTGTCACCGATCCTCGGCGCGCTGTGGGCCATGACCGGGCTGGGGCTGGCCACGCCGGTGCTGCATTTTCTCGACATGCTGGCGGCGGCGACCACGCCCTGCGCGCTGATCTCGCTGGGGCTGTTCCTGGCCCAGGAACAACAGGGCCGCAAGACCGGGGCCTGGCCGCTGGTGGTGATCAAGCTGGTCGGCCAGCCGCTGCTCACGGGCTGGCTGGCGTTCAAGGTGCTGCACCTGCCGACCCTCTGGGCACAGGCGGCGCTGCTGCTCAGCGCGCTGCCGACCGGCACCGGGCCATTCATGCTGGCCGAGTACTACCAGCGCGAAGCGGGCGTGGTGTCGCGCAGCATTCTGCTG
- a CDS encoding threonine/serine dehydratase encodes MITLDDIQLAAPRIAPFIRHTPMLQASSLRHPVTAADLWLKLECLQPTGSFKVRGASNRLLTTPVEALRNGIVTASGGNHGLATARAASVAGVTANIFVPRSITEAKLARLASWGAEVQVVGEVWDQANEQALLFAAEHQAAYFHPFADPAVVAGQGTLGLEILAQLPDVEVILVAIGGGGLVAGIVTAIKALKPSVRIIGIEPQGSPTLHASLAAQQVVRLPSVTTRVATMACGRTEERVFELARQGLEEIVLVSDDELLQAAQWLWFELGLAADLSGAAAIAALRSGKLQFAAGTQVCALVCGAGAEGL; translated from the coding sequence GTGATTACCCTTGATGATATCCAGCTTGCCGCCCCACGCATTGCCCCGTTCATTCGCCACACGCCGATGCTGCAGGCCAGCAGCCTGCGCCACCCGGTCACCGCCGCCGACCTGTGGCTCAAGCTCGAATGCCTGCAACCCACCGGCTCTTTCAAGGTGCGCGGGGCCAGCAACCGTTTGCTGACCACCCCTGTCGAGGCGCTGCGCAACGGCATCGTCACCGCCTCGGGCGGCAACCACGGCCTGGCCACCGCCCGCGCCGCCAGCGTCGCCGGGGTCACGGCGAACATCTTCGTGCCGCGCAGCATTACCGAGGCGAAGCTGGCCAGGCTCGCCAGCTGGGGCGCCGAAGTTCAGGTGGTCGGCGAGGTCTGGGATCAAGCCAACGAGCAGGCGCTGCTGTTTGCCGCCGAACACCAGGCGGCCTACTTCCACCCGTTCGCCGACCCCGCCGTGGTGGCCGGGCAAGGCACCCTGGGCCTTGAGATCCTCGCCCAGCTGCCGGACGTCGAGGTGATTCTGGTGGCCATCGGCGGCGGCGGCCTGGTGGCCGGCATCGTCACCGCAATCAAGGCCCTCAAGCCCTCGGTGCGGATCATCGGCATCGAGCCGCAGGGTTCGCCGACCCTGCACGCCAGCCTGGCCGCGCAGCAGGTGGTGCGTCTGCCCAGCGTCACCACCCGAGTCGCGACCATGGCCTGTGGCCGCACCGAAGAACGGGTGTTCGAGCTGGCCCGCCAGGGCCTGGAAGAGATCGTACTGGTCAGCGACGACGAACTGCTGCAGGCGGCGCAGTGGCTGTGGTTCGAGCTGGGTCTGGCGGCCGACCTGAGCGGCGCCGCCGCGATCGCAGCGCTCAGGTCCGGCAAGCTGCAATTCGCCGCCGGGACGCAGGTCTGTGCGCTGGTGTGCGGGGCCGGGGCCGAGGGGCTCTAG
- a CDS encoding ATP-binding cassette domain-containing protein gives MHSPQLTASSPQGAPQLPLTGRREPALQAIGITKNFGSLEVLRGVSMELYRGEITAVVGDNGAGKSTFMKVLSGEHVPTGGQLCVDGREVLLRSTQDAQAFGIETVYQDLALAPDLSVAQNVYLGRELKAPGWRGHLGMLDHGQMLAESTRILTELGARLKSYRAATQSLSGGQRQGVAIARAIKWARHAILLDEPTAALGTRQRDMVYEAIRAAARRNLAVLLISHDLPQVLELADRIVVMRQGVAVANLIPSQVTLRDVVDVMLGAKNA, from the coding sequence ATGCATTCACCTCAACTGACCGCAAGCAGCCCCCAGGGGGCGCCGCAGCTGCCCTTGACCGGGCGCCGCGAACCGGCTTTGCAAGCCATCGGTATCACCAAGAACTTCGGCTCGCTGGAAGTGCTGCGGGGCGTGTCGATGGAGCTGTACCGCGGTGAGATCACCGCCGTGGTCGGCGACAACGGCGCCGGCAAATCCACCTTCATGAAAGTGCTCAGCGGCGAGCACGTGCCCACCGGTGGCCAACTCTGCGTCGACGGCAGGGAAGTGCTGCTGCGCTCGACCCAGGATGCCCAGGCGTTCGGAATCGAGACGGTGTACCAGGACCTGGCCCTGGCACCCGACCTGTCGGTGGCGCAGAACGTGTATCTGGGCCGTGAGCTCAAGGCGCCTGGCTGGCGAGGGCACCTGGGCATGCTCGACCACGGCCAGATGCTCGCCGAGTCGACGCGCATCCTCACCGAACTGGGCGCCCGGCTCAAATCCTATCGGGCCGCCACCCAGAGCCTTTCCGGTGGCCAGCGCCAGGGCGTGGCCATTGCCCGGGCGATCAAGTGGGCGCGCCACGCGATTTTGCTGGACGAGCCTACCGCCGCACTGGGCACCCGCCAGCGCGACATGGTCTACGAGGCCATCCGCGCCGCTGCTCGGCGCAATCTGGCGGTGCTGCTGATTTCCCACGACCTGCCCCAGGTGCTGGAGCTGGCCGACCGCATCGTGGTGATGCGCCAGGGCGTGGCGGTGGCCAACCTGATTCCCTCCCAGGTCACGCTGCGCGACGTGGTGGATGTGATGCTGGGCGCAAAGAACGCCTGA
- a CDS encoding LacI family DNA-binding transcriptional regulator, with product MKTNKKPTMQDVAREAGVSTATVSRVLAGFKGATSDETAKRVRDVAASLGYVVNSVAASLRKERSSSVGLILADVANPFFGSLASGVEQTLTSQGFSVLLASSGNDADEEQRLLRLMAEKQVDAVIIASSAASGAHINEAIARGMRIVLVDSELPDVDADTVVVDNQAAARSAIEHLLDLGHRQIAIVTGQLQASFDRERLAGYQQALAGRGLKPLKKLTLGGDSSYEGGRTAVAQLLRKQPGVTAIFASNNLMSMGAITAVLEAGLRLPEDISLVGFDDMEWYPIFKPAISAVAQPAYQLGQVAAQRLLERFAADSVLPCTRVVLPTQLIVRASTAVPSPSTSALRSQALKTTLGR from the coding sequence TTGAAAACAAACAAGAAACCCACCATGCAGGACGTCGCCCGGGAAGCCGGGGTGTCCACCGCCACCGTGTCCCGAGTACTGGCCGGGTTCAAGGGCGCCACCTCCGATGAAACCGCCAAGCGAGTGCGCGACGTCGCCGCCAGCCTTGGCTATGTGGTCAATTCGGTTGCCGCCAGCCTGCGCAAGGAGCGCTCCTCCTCCGTAGGCCTGATCCTCGCCGACGTCGCCAACCCGTTCTTCGGCAGCCTGGCCAGCGGCGTCGAGCAGACCCTGACCAGCCAAGGCTTCAGCGTGCTGCTGGCCAGCTCCGGCAACGACGCGGACGAGGAACAGCGCCTGCTGCGTCTGATGGCCGAAAAGCAGGTGGACGCCGTGATCATTGCCAGCTCTGCGGCCAGCGGTGCACACATCAACGAGGCCATCGCCCGCGGCATGCGCATCGTGCTGGTGGACTCCGAGCTCCCCGACGTCGACGCCGACACTGTGGTGGTCGACAACCAGGCTGCGGCCCGTTCGGCCATCGAGCATCTGCTGGACCTTGGCCATCGGCAGATCGCCATTGTCACCGGCCAGCTGCAAGCCTCGTTCGACCGCGAACGCCTTGCCGGCTACCAGCAGGCTCTGGCCGGGCGCGGCCTCAAGCCGTTGAAAAAACTCACCCTTGGCGGCGACTCCAGCTACGAGGGCGGCCGCACTGCGGTGGCCCAGCTGTTGCGCAAGCAACCGGGGGTCACGGCGATCTTCGCCAGCAACAACCTGATGAGCATGGGCGCCATCACCGCTGTGCTCGAAGCCGGGCTGCGCCTGCCCGAGGACATCTCGCTGGTGGGCTTCGACGACATGGAGTGGTACCCCATCTTCAAGCCAGCCATCAGCGCCGTCGCCCAGCCGGCCTATCAGCTGGGTCAGGTGGCCGCGCAGCGCCTGCTCGAACGCTTCGCCGCCGACAGCGTGCTGCCCTGTACCCGGGTGGTGCTGCCGACGCAATTGATCGTGCGGGCCAGTACTGCGGTGCCCAGCCCCTCGACCTCAGCCCTTCGAAGTCAGGCCCTGAAAACCACACTCGGCCGCTGA
- a CDS encoding NADAR family protein gives MNDIRFYDPRQGDYCALSNLHPRVMHYLGVHYATAEHAFQVLKARAPLRPWLMAAPTPELVAVAGDALSAEQTVEHWQRDHLEIMTDIVRAKFAQHADLRELLLATGSARLVEWSPDDSEVARYWGQYQGQGSNLLGKILMALRHEYREQNSRQSR, from the coding sequence ATGAACGACATCAGATTCTACGATCCCCGGCAGGGCGATTACTGTGCGCTGAGCAACTTGCACCCGCGCGTGATGCACTACCTGGGTGTGCACTACGCTACCGCCGAACACGCCTTCCAGGTGCTCAAGGCCCGTGCGCCACTGCGACCCTGGCTGATGGCGGCACCGACACCGGAACTGGTGGCGGTGGCGGGGGATGCCTTGAGCGCGGAGCAGACCGTCGAGCATTGGCAGCGCGACCACTTGGAGATCATGACCGACATCGTGCGCGCCAAGTTTGCCCAGCACGCCGACCTGCGCGAACTGCTGCTGGCCACCGGCAGCGCCCGGCTGGTGGAGTGGTCACCGGACGACAGCGAGGTGGCGCGCTACTGGGGCCAATACCAGGGGCAGGGCAGCAATCTGCTGGGCAAGATACTCATGGCTCTGCGTCATGAGTACAGGGAGCAGAACAGCCGTCAGAGCCGATAG